DNA from Mucilaginibacter mallensis:
ACCTGTAACGGTTAGTGATATCAATGCGCAGCCCAATGCCGCCATTTATAATACTAACTCGGCTTTTCTTTTAAGAAATGCTCAGGGTTTACCTTACGGTATTTCTAACTATGTAGGTCAGGAAATTGTTAATCCATTGGCACAGGCACAATTGCAAAATGGTAACTATAACTGGTCACATAACTTGTTTGGTGATGTGTTCTTATCAATTGAGCCAATCAAAGGCCTTTCTATTAAAACTGAAATTGCCGGTAAACAAGCATTTTATGGTACTGAGCAATTTACGCCGCTATATTACTTAAACTCAAGTACAAGCAGCCTTGTAAATAACTCTCAAAACCGCCAGATGAACCAGGGCCTTGAATGGAACTGGGATAATACTGCCACCTATACTCGTTCAATAGGTAAGCACAACTTTACAATTTTAGGAGGTACAAGTGCAGAGCAAGAAAGCGGTTACGGTTCTTCAGTAACTTACCAGGGCGAGCCTATTAGTTCATACCAGGATGCTTCTTTCAATTTTCCTTTAGCACAAGCTAACCGTTTAGGCAGCGCTAATGATAATCAGCCTGTAACATTAGCTTCCCTTTTCGGTCGTGTAACTTATGATTATGATGGAAAATATCTTTTCCAGGGTATGATCAGGCGTGATGGCTCATCAAAATTTGGTGAAAATCATGTTTACGGTACATTCCCTTCAGCATCAATCGGCTGGGTAGCTTCTAAAGAAGATTGGTTTCCAAAAAATACATTTGTTGATTTGTTGAAATTCCGTGCATCTTATGGTGTATTAGGTAACGAATTAGCCTTAGGAACATTTCAGTATTCACCAATTATAAGTGGTATTGGCAGTTATGTATTTGGTTCTAATGGTGGCCAGGTATTATACACAGGTTACGGCCCGCAAACACTTGCCAATCCTAACCTTGAATGGGAAAAGGATAAATCTACAGATCTGGCATTGGATGCGACATTATTTCATGATTTAACCGTGACCATTGATGTTTACAAAAAAGTATCTGACGGTCTATTAATGCAGGTGCCGCTTCCGGCTTATGCGGGTGTTGCTAACCCTCCATTTTCAAATGCTGGTGGTATCACCAACAAGGGTATTGAGTTACAGTTAGGCTACAATAAAAAAGTAGGTGATTTTAACCTGACTTTTGGTGGTAACATAGCATACAACCATAATGAAGTTACCAGCATTAGCATTCTTCCATTCATTAATGAAGGTAGCTGGCAAGGTGGTAACCCATCACAAATACAACGTTTAGCAGTTGGCCAGCCATTTGATGAGTTTTACGGATACAAAGTGGTAGGTATATTCCAATCACAAGCTGATGTTAACAATTATAAAGATTCTCAGGGCAATGTTTTCCAGCCTAATGCAAAACCAGGTGATTTAAAATATGCTAACCTTGGTGGCCCGGGTACAATCGGTCCCAAAGATCGTACCTACTTAGGTAACCCGCAACCAAGCTGGACATACGGCTTTTCATTCAGCGCAAACTACAAACAGTTTGACATGAGCTTATTTGGCCAGGGTGTTTGGGGAAACAAAGTATTCCAGGAATATCGTCGTTTGGATATAAACACTGCTAATTACCCAATTTCAGCATTAGATGCCTGGACTCCAACTAATACTAATACCAGCATTCCAAGATTGACAGATGCCGATCCGAATGGTAATCATACAAGTCCGTCCAGCTACTTTTTACAAAGTGGTGCTTATCTGCGCTTAAAATCGTTGCAATTCGGATACACTTTGCCAAAATCGTTAAATAGCAAGCTGGATATCACTAAATTACGTATATACGTTGCTGCCGATAATTTATTCACTATAACAAAGTATAATGGCTTCGATCCAGAGTTTGCAGGTGGCGATAAAAACACCGTAGGGGTTGATCAGGGTGTATATCCAACTGCCCGTACATTCAGGGTTGGTGTAGATGTTACTTTATAACTATTGAATCATTAAAAATATTATATTATGAAAAAAAATTATATCAAGTATACAACGGTTTTTTTGCTGGGGATGGGCGTATTTGCATCCTGCAAAAAATCCTTCCTGCAGGTGAATCCCAAAGGGGAGTTCGCGGCGTCAAATTATTACCAAACACCTGACCAGGCCTTCGCCGGTTTGGCAGCAGCTTACGATCCGTTAACTACTGAAACAGGTGGTTTGGATGGAACGTATACCGATGTGCTAGGTCCGTTAAATTCAGCATCTGATGATTGTTATGCAGGTGGTGGTGGTCCAAACGATACAAACGACTGGCAATTATGGAACAATTACCAATTGAATTCGGCAGCCGGACCGCAACAAGGTTTTTGGCCAATTAACTTCCTGGGCGTAAGCCGTGCAAACACAATTTTGGCTGAAGTAGGTGGTGTACCGGGATTAAGCGATGATCTTAAGAAAAGATACACTGCCGAAGCGCAATTCTTACGTGCACATTATTACTTTGATCTGGAAAGATTATTTAAAAATGTACCCTTAATATTAAAACCACTTGCACAAGCTGACATTTACAATCAGCTACAAGCCAAACCAGCTGATGTTTATGCGCAAATTGAAGCTGATTTAACAGCTGCTATCCCTAACTTGCCTGCAACTGTTGTTGCAAGCGAACAAGGCCGTGTTACACAAGGCGCTGCTATTGCTTTGTTAGGTAAGGTATATTTATACGAGAAAAAATGGGCTCAGGCAGCAACTGAATTTGCAATTGTTAATGGCACACCAGGCGGCACAACCCCAGTTTATGGTTACCACTTAGTGGCTAATTTCGGTTCAATTTTCAGCCCTAATAATAAATTTAACAGCGAAGCGATATTTGAAATAACCCGTACAGCTACACAGGCTTACACCTGGAATAACTGGAATACCTTTAAAGGCAATGTATATGTACAAATGGTAGGCCCACGTAACTTTGGCGATGCCACTTATGCAGGCGGATGGGGCTTTAACCCCGTTACCAAGCTATTACATGATGCGCTGAAAGGTGACCCGAGATATGGTTATACAGTTTTGGATATGGATAGCCTTGTAGCTGTTGAAAAATCATCTTACCAGGCAAGCTATCAAAACACAGGTTACTTTCTGTTAAAATACGCGCCATTAACCAAGTACAAGGCAACTCAGGGCCAGGTAGAGTTAAACTATCCTAATGATTATATTGAGATACGTTTGGCTGATACTTACCTGATGGAAGCTGAAGCATTGGTAATGGGCAGTGGTGGATCTGCGCGCGCGCAAGCATTGCTTGATGCTGTTCGTGCAAGGGTTGGGTTAGCATCAGTACCGGTAAGTATGACAACCATTAAAAATGAGCGCCGTTTAGAGCTGGCAACAGAAGGACATCGCTGGTTTGACCTTGTAAGATGGGGTGATGCTCCAACTGTACTATCATTCAAAGGTTTCCAGGCTGGTAAAAATGAACTTTTACCTATCCCGCTTACGGACCTTAGCGCAACCAAACTGGTTCAGAACCCAGGTTACGCAAATTAACTATTGTAAAATATTTATAAAGCTGCCGGGTAATACCGGCAGCTTTTATAAGAAACCAATACGTATGAAATATAATATTAATGTATGGTTAATGGGAGTGATGTGTGCCGCTTTGCTGGCATCGTGTGGTGGAAAAAGTAACGATGCAAAACCATATGTTTATATACCCCAGGCACCGGTTGATAGTAACTGGACATTTGGTACTACACCTGTATGGTCGGATGAATTTACCAATACAGGTACCCCCGATACAACCAAATGGAAATATGACCTGGGCGGCGGCGGTTGGGGAAATGCCGAGCTTGAAGACTATACCGATTCATTAGGTAACGTAAGTGTAGGTAATGGTGTGTTAACCATTACAGCAAAAAAACAGTATTTGGGTGGCGAAAGTTATACATCAACAAGGATAGTTTCAAAAGGCTCAATAACTTATGGCCGTATTGAAGTGAAAGCAATGCTTCCTTCAGGAAAAGGCACCTGGCCCGCTATATGGATGCTGCCTGATGATTATAAATATGGCCCATGGCCAAACTCCGGCGAGGTTGATATTATGGAAATGGTTGGGTACGATCCTAACAACGTGCATTTTAGCGCACACAATGAAACCTATTTCGCTGGTAATGCCAAAACCAGTACCATGAACATTCCAACTGCTTCAACAGCATACCATTTATATCGTGAAGACTGGACACCATATGCCATTAGAGGGTATTATGATAATCAATTGGTTTTCTCTTATGTTAATGACGGGAAAGGTTCACCCACCTGGCCATATGATCAAAAATTTCACCTTTTAATGAATATTGCCGTAGGCGGATCCTGGGGTGGTATTGATGGGGTAGATGATACCGCTTTCCCAACCTCAATGAAAATTGACTATGTGCATTTTTTCGCCATGGGAGCTCCTGCTAAATAATTTAAGTGAACGAGATAGTGAAAAAGAAAATAATACTCATGAAAATCATACGAATTCCGGTTACCACAATAATACTGGTTGGCTTAACACTTACGCTGCAAAGCTGTAGTAAAAAAACAGTTACAGGCGGCGGTAGTACAGTAACCCCTCCACCTGTAAACCCGGGAACACCGGTTAAAACCGATGTTAAAATGTGGTTAACCACTCAGGATAAAACGCAATTGCTTGATAAGCAAAATATTAGTTTGCTATTTACCAGCGTTGCAAATTCAAATACAACTATTAATGTTGATACAACAACTACTTATCAAACTATTGATGGTTTTGGTTTTGCGCTTACCGGCGGCAGCGCCCAGGTAATAAACAGCCTAAGCTCAACAGTAAACAGTTCAATAATAAACGAACTTTTCTCAACCGATAGCACCAGCATCGGCATAAGCTATATACGCTTAACCATAGGTGCATCAGACATGAGCGCCTCCCCATTTACTTATGATGACGTGGCAAGCGGCTCAACAGATGTTAACCTGCAACAGTTTAGTATCGATATGGAAAAAGCCGATCTGATACCTACTTTAAAAAAGATAATTGCTATAAATCCTAATATAAAGATCCTTGCATGCCCATGGAGCGCACCTGCATGGATGAAAACCAATAACAGCCTTTCAGGTGGTAGTCTGCTGCCGCAGTATTACAGCACTTACGCTAACTATTTTGTGAAATACATACAGGCAATGGCTGCCCAGGGAATAACTATTGATGCCATTACCCCTCAGAATGAACCCTTAAACCCTTCAAACAATCCGGCTATGGTTATGCAGGATACTGCAGAAGCCAAATTTATCGGCAGCTATTTAGGTCCGGCTTTACAGGCGGCAAGTATAACAACCAAAATAATCTGCTACGATCATAACTGTGATCGCCCGGATTACCCTATTTACGTTTTAAATGATCAAACTGCAAATAAGTATGTAGATGGCTCGGCCTTTCACTTATATTTAGGTGATATTTCAGCGCTTACACCGGTACACACTGCGTTTCCTAATAAAAATATTTACTTTACCGAGCAAGCCACCTTTGGCACAGGCTCATTCAGCGGTGATCTTTCATGGCATGTAAATAACCTCATAGTTGGTGCTATCCGTAACTGGAGCCGCAACGTAATAGAGTGGAACCTGGCTTCCGATCCAAACTATGGCCCACATACCAATGGTGGCTGTACCAGTTGCCAGGGTGCCATAACAGTAAATAACAACACATCGGTATCACGTAATGTTTCTTATTACATTGTTGCTCACGCATCAAAATTTGTAAGGCCGGGTGCAGTACGTA
Protein-coding regions in this window:
- a CDS encoding SusC/RagA family TonB-linked outer membrane protein; protein product: MRKTITFLFILLLSGMSFAFAQNITVKGTVSDKTGAPLPGVTVKLKGTQEGTVTDANGGYSIKSPSNGTLSFSFIGYDPKDVAIDGRYTLNTSLADATTGLNEVVVIGYGTQKKATVTGAISSVGAADLKDQQITRVDDALEGRAAGVLVTQSSGSPGAAPNIIIRGQNSLTNSSPLYVVDGQIWDNGGYDAINPNDIESIQVLKDASAAIYGSRSSNGVILITTKKGKAGEPKITYDFYYGTQSVTKKLDLPNATQYAQLRNEAVTNDGGTAPFANPSQFGTGTNWQNEIFGHAPIMQNNLSVSGGTDKATYYASLGYLDQKGIVMPNNSDYKRFNLRLNSTFKPKKYLTFGENFNYAYTRSTTFFNTNSVFGGPLADAINLDPITPVTVSDINAQPNAAIYNTNSAFLLRNAQGLPYGISNYVGQEIVNPLAQAQLQNGNYNWSHNLFGDVFLSIEPIKGLSIKTEIAGKQAFYGTEQFTPLYYLNSSTSSLVNNSQNRQMNQGLEWNWDNTATYTRSIGKHNFTILGGTSAEQESGYGSSVTYQGEPISSYQDASFNFPLAQANRLGSANDNQPVTLASLFGRVTYDYDGKYLFQGMIRRDGSSKFGENHVYGTFPSASIGWVASKEDWFPKNTFVDLLKFRASYGVLGNELALGTFQYSPIISGIGSYVFGSNGGQVLYTGYGPQTLANPNLEWEKDKSTDLALDATLFHDLTVTIDVYKKVSDGLLMQVPLPAYAGVANPPFSNAGGITNKGIELQLGYNKKVGDFNLTFGGNIAYNHNEVTSISILPFINEGSWQGGNPSQIQRLAVGQPFDEFYGYKVVGIFQSQADVNNYKDSQGNVFQPNAKPGDLKYANLGGPGTIGPKDRTYLGNPQPSWTYGFSFSANYKQFDMSLFGQGVWGNKVFQEYRRLDINTANYPISALDAWTPTNTNTSIPRLTDADPNGNHTSPSSYFLQSGAYLRLKSLQFGYTLPKSLNSKLDITKLRIYVAADNLFTITKYNGFDPEFAGGDKNTVGVDQGVYPTARTFRVGVDVTL
- a CDS encoding RagB/SusD family nutrient uptake outer membrane protein; translation: MKKNYIKYTTVFLLGMGVFASCKKSFLQVNPKGEFAASNYYQTPDQAFAGLAAAYDPLTTETGGLDGTYTDVLGPLNSASDDCYAGGGGPNDTNDWQLWNNYQLNSAAGPQQGFWPINFLGVSRANTILAEVGGVPGLSDDLKKRYTAEAQFLRAHYYFDLERLFKNVPLILKPLAQADIYNQLQAKPADVYAQIEADLTAAIPNLPATVVASEQGRVTQGAAIALLGKVYLYEKKWAQAATEFAIVNGTPGGTTPVYGYHLVANFGSIFSPNNKFNSEAIFEITRTATQAYTWNNWNTFKGNVYVQMVGPRNFGDATYAGGWGFNPVTKLLHDALKGDPRYGYTVLDMDSLVAVEKSSYQASYQNTGYFLLKYAPLTKYKATQGQVELNYPNDYIEIRLADTYLMEAEALVMGSGGSARAQALLDAVRARVGLASVPVSMTTIKNERRLELATEGHRWFDLVRWGDAPTVLSFKGFQAGKNELLPIPLTDLSATKLVQNPGYAN
- a CDS encoding glycoside hydrolase family 16 protein, which translates into the protein MKYNINVWLMGVMCAALLASCGGKSNDAKPYVYIPQAPVDSNWTFGTTPVWSDEFTNTGTPDTTKWKYDLGGGGWGNAELEDYTDSLGNVSVGNGVLTITAKKQYLGGESYTSTRIVSKGSITYGRIEVKAMLPSGKGTWPAIWMLPDDYKYGPWPNSGEVDIMEMVGYDPNNVHFSAHNETYFAGNAKTSTMNIPTASTAYHLYREDWTPYAIRGYYDNQLVFSYVNDGKGSPTWPYDQKFHLLMNIAVGGSWGGIDGVDDTAFPTSMKIDYVHFFAMGAPAK
- a CDS encoding glycoside hydrolase family 30 protein, which gives rise to MKIIRIPVTTIILVGLTLTLQSCSKKTVTGGGSTVTPPPVNPGTPVKTDVKMWLTTQDKTQLLDKQNISLLFTSVANSNTTINVDTTTTYQTIDGFGFALTGGSAQVINSLSSTVNSSIINELFSTDSTSIGISYIRLTIGASDMSASPFTYDDVASGSTDVNLQQFSIDMEKADLIPTLKKIIAINPNIKILACPWSAPAWMKTNNSLSGGSLLPQYYSTYANYFVKYIQAMAAQGITIDAITPQNEPLNPSNNPAMVMQDTAEAKFIGSYLGPALQAASITTKIICYDHNCDRPDYPIYVLNDQTANKYVDGSAFHLYLGDISALTPVHTAFPNKNIYFTEQATFGTGSFSGDLSWHVNNLIVGAIRNWSRNVIEWNLASDPNYGPHTNGGCTSCQGAITVNNNTSVSRNVSYYIVAHASKFVRPGAVRIASDASTTLPNVAFKNTDGTKVLIVLNNTNGSQTFNIKFNSKTVTSTLNYGAVATYVW